The nucleotide window ACAAGTTACAGACTTGGGATCAAGCTTTCCTAaatttggattataaatccttgcTTCAGCTTTACATTCCCAGACATGACAATGATGTAAACTTGGTTGCCTACCACACCATAATTCAAATGGTGTTTTATCTACAGCTTTGCATGGGGATCTGTTGCAAAGGTAATTTGTAGTTCTTAAGGCTTCTCCCCAAAGCATTTTTGGCAATCCAGAAGTACACATTGTACTTCTTACCATGTTTAATAGAgtcctatttttcctttcagctaccccattttgttggggaTTATATGGTGTTGTATACTGAGCCTTTATGCCTACACTTTGCAAAAAGACCCTTTTGTTGTCCTTGCTCAGTATATTTGCCATAAaactctccccccccccccccccctccctatCTGACCTCACAACCTTAATTTTCAAGTTCAGTTGATGTTCAAcctcagttttgaaaattttaaaagcctcaagtgattgtgatttttctgacagTAAGTAGATGTAGCTATACCTGAAAAAATCGTCTATAAAAGTAATGAAGTAAATATTTCCACATATTGTCTTGTGTCTAAAAGGTCCACATATATCTTTATGGATTAATTCCAACAGTTTCTTGCTTCTGTtggcatttttctttcttaagtttgtcatttttcctttataaCATTCAATACAGTTTTTAAGATCACCAAGATCTAATTCTGGAAGTGTTTTATTTTTCACAAGTACTTTCAATCTATCTTTTGGTATGTGGCCAAGTCTCATGTGCCACAAAAATGCAGATTTTTCATTGTGCAGGGTTCTTTTTACACCAGTAATGGTGTTTATGCTTGATGTATTATTGTTATTTTCACCAAGTAAAGTCTCTTGTTGACTTATTAATTCACAATTCAATCTAAAATAATCACTCACAATAACACAAGAACTAAAAATAGAATAATCTTTAAGTAAGAAATCAAGAGAATCCTTGAAAATTTTTATTCCATTagaactaatgtaaaaattacaTCCACTCTCCGGCaaaccgccgccgccgccgccgcagaTCCATTCTCCGGCGAACCCAATTCCACAACCCTTCGATtcaacccaaacccaaacccaaacccaactccTCAACACTCTTCTTCTGGCCCACAAGACCGATCCCAGTTCCGCTCTTGACCTCCTCAAACGCGCCGAAGCTCACCCAGGCTTTGTCAACGGCGTCGACACCGTCGCCATCTTGCTTCACATCTTAATGGGCTTTCCAGAGACTCGCGGGCGCGCCAAGACATTGCTTAACCGCTACGTTTCCGGCGACTCCGGCCCTCCTCCTCCGGCAGTCCTTCTCGATCGTTTGCTGGACTGCGCAGAGAGGtttggatttgattttgattcttgGGTTTTCAGTTACTTGTTGAATAGCTATGTTAGAGCGAACCGAATAGGGGATGCTGTTGATTGCTTTAATAGAATGGTGGAGCTTGAGATATATGCTGGTGCTGGTGTTGAATATATGAACATTGTGTTGACGGCATTGGTTAGGAGGAATATGTTTGAGGAAGCACGAGACTTGTATGGTAAAATGGTTGAGAGAGGAGTTGGCGGTGATTGCGCCACTCTAAATGTCATGATGCGTGCTTGTTTGAAGGAGGGGAAGCCGGAGGAGTACTTTCGGAAGGCAAGGGGGAGAGGGATAGCAGCTGATGCCGCATTGTATGATGTGGCCATTGGGGCTGTTTGTAAGACTCCCGAATCGAGTTTGGCTTTGGTGTTGTTGGCTGAAATGAGAGAAATGGGGTGGGTTCCTTCCGCGCGTACGTACACTAGTGTGATTGGGGCGTGTGTGAAGCAGGGGAATATGGTGGAGGCGCTAAGGCTCAAGGATGAAATGGTGAGTTCTGGGGAATCGATTGATTTGGTTGTTGCTACCAGCTTGATGAAGGGTTATTGTGCGCAAGGGAAGTTGGATGCTGCTTTGGATTTGTTCAACATGATCATGCAGGATGGACTTATTCCTAACAGAATCACTCATGCAACTGTGATAGGATGCTGCTGTAAGAATGGGAACATGGAAAGGGCATATGAGCTTTACACCAAAATGAAACGGATGGGTATTTTGCCTGATGAGTTCATTGTGAATCATTTGGTGCGTGGATTTTTGAAATGTCGGTGACTTGAAGATGCGTCTAAGTTGTTTGACGAGGCAGTTGACTACGGTATTGCAAATGTCTTGTTGTACAATAATTTCTTAGCATGGCGTTGTAGGGAGAGTAAAGTAAGCAAAGCGCGTAGTTTATGGGATAAGATGATGCGTAATGGTGTGATACCTAATGCAGTTTCCTACAACAACATGATACATGGCTATTGCACAATAGGGGATATGGATTGTGCAAATAATGAATTTTTGGAGATGACacaaaggggtttggaacctacTGTTTTTACTTACTCTATTTTGATGAATGGGTATTTCAGGAACGGTAATGCCGAACGTGCTTTTAATGTCTTTGATGATATGGTGGATGCAAAGAAAATCCCCACAGGCTACACAATTAACATTGTCATTGATGGCCTGTGAAAAGTTGGCCAGACATCTGTGGCAAGTGATCTTTTGAAGAAATTTCTTGACAAGGGTTTTATTCCTGGATGTATGACTTGTAATAGTATTATACATGGGTTTACCAGGGAGGGTGCCATGAATTCTGCACTGAATGTTTATAGAGAAATGTGTGAAGGTGGAGTCACTCCAACTGTTATCACTTACACCAGCCTTATTAATGGGTCATGCAAAACTGCAAAAGCAATAAGATAGATCTTGCTTTAGAAATGTGGCATGAAATGAAAAGTAAGGGCATCAAAATGGATGTTACAGCATACTCTGCTATCATTGATGGGTTTTGCAAAAGGCGAGACATGAAAAGTGCTCGCGAACTTTTCTCGGAACTTCTGGAAGTTGGTTTATCTCCAAATACAGGTGTTTATACTAGCATGATTTGTGGCTTCCGGAATGTAAATGACATGGAAGCAGCTATTGACTTACATAAGAAAATGATAACTGAAGGCATTCCATGTGATGTGAAAACGTACACTGCATTAATCAATGGACTGCTAAGAAAGGGTGATTTACAATCTGCATCAGATCTTTACTCAAAGATGCTTTCGAAGGGAATCACACCTGATATCAACACATATACAGTTCTAATAAATGGCCTTTGTTGCAAACGACAATTGGAGAAGGCACGCAAAACCTTGGAATACATGAATAGAAGGAGAATGACTGCTAGGGTTCATATTTATACTGCTTTGATTGTTGGGCACTTCAAGGAGGGGAATTTGCAAGAATCGTTTAGGTTGCACGATGAAATGCTAGACAAAGGCCTCGTACCTGATGACATTACTTGTGATATTCTTATAAATGGAAAGTTCAAAGGCATAAGTGCTCTTCCGAGGACTTCATGAGTCTAGGTACTGGTCGGTTATTGTTTGATCATGCTTCCAACTTTTGTTTGCTCATCGGGTGAGAAATTACTATGGCCTGGAATGTTCATAGAGTCTCTTTCACATCTCTTTGGGAAATATTATTCCAGGCTTGACTTTTATGGTTGTAACATTACAAGTGGAATCAGTCATCTTCATTAATAGGAATCTCAAATAGATTCTGAAATCTGAACCTGCTACCATCCTCTTCTTCTATCGGACTGCTGCTGGAAATTGGATGGAGATGCAGCTCAAAGGTACAAATAGCTTGGATTTTATCCCTTCTGTCTTTTTATTGTAGTTCATCATGTTACAGTTGTCCTGTTGCACAGATTAAGTTTGGTTATTTAACGCCCATAATGCTTTGTATTTTGCAATTGAGATTTGTTGATCGAGTTTCTGAGTTGCTCTGGATCTTAATCTGCCAGATTATATTACTAAATTTCTAAAAGTTGAGGCTGTAATTTGTCTGTATTACCAAGATTCGGCCTAAGCTAGTCCTCACAACACTTGCCGTTTTAAGATATTTTACCTGACCTGTTGCTGTTAGCTGTATTGTCTTCAAAAGGCCTCTGCTTTCTATTCCATTTCAGTTGTGGGTGCTCAATGCTCACTCACATTTAGGAAGCTCTGAACTGTGCCTAGCCTCACCTGGAAGAGGTAAGCAATCTGAACTCTTTGTGTTCGAGTTGTTTTAGTCATGTGGGTTTGAATTTTGGGTTAGGAAAAGGTTTCTGATCTGGGTCTATAGtgggaatttttttatttttagttttctgATTTGAGTATTGATGCTTCCTTCAGGTTTGATTGAGGTTGGGGGTTACATTCATTCATTGGTGAAAACATGAAGGAAGCTGTGCTTGTGGCTTTTGCTGCTACAATTGGTAACTTTCTGCAAGGATGGGACAATGCTACAATTGCTGGTacttatttgaaattttttagctTTCTTCAATTCTTGTTTTTCGTAGGCTCTGTGCTTTGTGCTTCATTGAATCTTTCCAGTAATTCTATCTGGTTTACGCATTTCAATCAGAGTTTGTCCATTTTGTTGTGTTCAGTTCATGTTTTTGCTTGTTCTCATTTAGTGCTCATATTTCAGGGGCTATTGTTTACATCACGGACGATTTTGATTTAAGTAGCTCGGTAGAAGGTCTTGTTGTGGCCATGTCACTCATTGGGGCAACAGTTATTACAACATGCTCAGGAGGCATATCAGATTGGCTTGGTCGGAGGCCAATGCTAATAGCATCATCAGTTCTTTATTTTGTGAGTGGCTTGGTGATGTTGTGGTCACCCAATGTGTATGTACTATGTCTTGCAAGGCTATTAGATGGATTTGGAATTGGTTTAGCGGTTACTCTTGTCCCAGTCTACATATCCGAGACCGCCCCATCAGATATAAGGGGATCGTTGAATACTCTTCCACAGTTCCTTGGTTCAGGAGGCATGTTTTTGTCATATTGTATGGTTTTTGGGATGTCGCTGTTAGCCTTGCCAAGCTGGAGACTGATGCTTGGGATTCTTTCTATTCTCTCTCTTATATATTTTGTATTAACCGTGTTTTACTTACCTGAATCTCCTCGATGGCTTGTGATTAAGGGCAGGATGCTCGAGGCAAAGAAGGTTCTCCAGAGCTTGCGTGGCACTGAAGATGTTTCTGGTTTGTTGCTTATTCTCTGATTTGCTCATATTTTGTATATGTATAGTGATCTATGTTTTATAA belongs to Rosa chinensis cultivar Old Blush chromosome 4, RchiOBHm-V2, whole genome shotgun sequence and includes:
- the LOC112199165 gene encoding pentatricopeptide repeat-containing protein At2g39230, mitochondrial; its protein translation is MGFPETRGRAKTLLNRYVSGDSGPPPPAVLLDRLLDCAERFGFDFDSWVFSYLLNSYVRANRIGDAVDCFNRMVELEIYAGAGVEYMNIVLTALVRRNMFEEARDLYGKMVERGVGGDCATLNVMMRACLKEGKPEEYFRKARGRGIAADAALYDVAIGAVCKTPESSLALVLLAEMREMGWVPSARTYTSVIGACVKQGNMVEALRLKDEMVSSGESIDLVVATSLMKGYCAQGKLDAALDLFNMIMQDGLIPNRITHATVIGCCCKNGNMERAYELYTKMKRMGILPDEFIVNHLVRGFLKFSYNNMIHGYCTIGDMDCANNEFLEMTQRGLEPTVFTYSILMNGYFRNGNAERAFNVFDDMVDAKKIPTGYTINIVIDGLEGAMNSALNVYREMCEGGVTPTVITYTSLINGSCKTAKAIR